Proteins from a genomic interval of Streptomyces sp. Tu6071:
- a CDS encoding D-alanyl-D-alanine carboxypeptidase family protein yields MGAHARPNRFHRTGVRIASAALVGAALPLGATGLAQAATPDSTPHATATETGEQAAPAIKAEHAFLLDARDGSQERELWAGAKADESVPMASTTKIMTAIVVLKHPEWLDRQITVKQEYRDYVQEVGASTADLQTGDTLTARQLLHAMLIPSGADAARALADTFGNGDTEEARITDFIAQMNAEAQQLGLKGTHFDSVDGISQGNNHSTARDLAKLGQRAMLQPVFAEVVKNTQYKTEAPAANGHTRYYTWNNTNELLGTYDGALGVKTGSGPEDGYCVVFAAERDNRTLVGVILGDDTGRFDDATKVLDWGFAH; encoded by the coding sequence ATGGGTGCACACGCCCGCCCCAACCGCTTTCACCGCACAGGTGTCCGCATCGCCTCGGCCGCGCTCGTGGGGGCCGCGCTGCCGCTCGGCGCCACCGGCCTCGCCCAGGCCGCCACCCCGGACAGCACCCCGCACGCCACGGCCACCGAGACCGGCGAGCAGGCCGCCCCCGCGATCAAGGCCGAACACGCCTTCCTCCTCGACGCGCGCGACGGCAGCCAGGAGCGGGAACTGTGGGCCGGTGCCAAGGCCGACGAGAGCGTGCCGATGGCCAGCACCACCAAGATCATGACGGCGATCGTGGTGCTCAAGCACCCCGAGTGGCTGGACCGGCAGATCACGGTCAAGCAGGAGTACCGGGACTACGTGCAGGAGGTCGGCGCCAGCACGGCGGACCTCCAGACCGGTGACACCCTGACCGCCCGCCAGCTCCTGCACGCCATGCTGATCCCCTCCGGCGCCGACGCCGCCCGCGCCCTGGCCGACACTTTCGGCAACGGGGACACCGAGGAGGCGCGGATCACCGACTTCATCGCGCAGATGAACGCCGAGGCGCAGCAACTCGGCCTCAAGGGAACGCACTTCGACTCCGTCGACGGCATCTCCCAGGGCAACAACCACAGCACGGCGCGCGACCTCGCCAAGCTCGGCCAGCGCGCGATGCTCCAGCCGGTGTTCGCCGAGGTCGTCAAGAACACGCAGTACAAGACCGAGGCACCCGCGGCCAACGGCCACACCCGGTACTACACCTGGAACAACACCAACGAGCTGCTGGGCACCTACGACGGAGCCCTCGGCGTCAAGACCGGCAGCGGCCCGGAGGACGGCTACTGCGTCGTCTTCGCCGCCGAGCGCGACAACCGCACCCTCGTCGGCGTCATCCTGGGCGACGACACGGGCCGCTTCGACGACGCCACGAAGGTGCTCGACTGGGGCTTCGCGCACTGA
- the dhaM gene encoding dihydroxyacetone kinase phosphoryl donor subunit DhaM, with protein MSTGQGGVGLVVVSHSATVAQAVARLAAQLTGSAEDVRIEAAGGTEDGGLGTSADLVVRAAHAVDQGAGVAILADLGSAVLTVKALLADGEELPERSALVDAPLVEGTIAAAVAASAGADLEGVRAAAAEAYDYHKQ; from the coding sequence GTGAGCACGGGACAGGGTGGTGTGGGGCTCGTCGTGGTCTCGCACTCGGCGACGGTCGCACAGGCGGTGGCGCGGCTCGCCGCGCAGCTCACGGGCTCTGCCGAGGACGTCAGGATCGAGGCGGCGGGCGGTACGGAGGACGGCGGCCTCGGGACGAGCGCGGACCTCGTGGTGCGGGCGGCGCACGCCGTGGACCAGGGGGCGGGTGTCGCGATCCTCGCCGATCTCGGGAGCGCGGTGCTCACCGTGAAGGCATTGCTCGCCGACGGCGAGGAGCTGCCCGAGCGGAGCGCGCTCGTGGACGCCCCGCTCGTCGAGGGCACGATCGCGGCGGCCGTCGCCGCCTCGGCGGGCGCGGACCTGGAGGGGGTACGGGCGGCGGCGGCCGAGGCGTACGACTACCACAAGCAGTGA
- the dhaL gene encoding dihydroxyacetone kinase subunit DhaL yields MGDEGRDKGGTGGPGTLDAAFFRRWLDAAAALIDEEAERLTALDSAIGDADHGANMRRGFSAVRESLAAEEPASPQAVLALAGRRLVSTVGGASGPLYGTLLRRTGKALGEALGERTDPDRTEFAAALRAGIDAVSALGGAKPGDKTMIDALVPAAEALSTSWEAAAEAAREGAAATVPMRAHKGRASYLGERSEGHEDPGAASAALLLGALADTAGRAGA; encoded by the coding sequence ATGGGCGATGAAGGCAGGGACAAGGGCGGCACCGGTGGGCCGGGCACGCTCGACGCGGCGTTCTTCCGGCGGTGGCTCGACGCCGCCGCCGCGCTGATCGACGAGGAGGCCGAGCGGCTCACCGCGCTGGACTCGGCGATCGGCGACGCCGACCACGGCGCCAACATGCGGCGCGGTTTCTCCGCCGTGCGCGAGTCGCTCGCCGCCGAGGAGCCCGCGAGCCCGCAGGCGGTGCTCGCGCTCGCCGGGCGGCGGCTCGTCTCCACGGTCGGCGGGGCCTCGGGCCCGCTGTACGGGACGCTGCTGCGCCGGACCGGGAAGGCACTGGGCGAGGCGCTCGGCGAGCGCACGGACCCGGATCGTACGGAGTTCGCCGCCGCCTTGCGCGCCGGGATCGACGCGGTCTCCGCGCTCGGCGGCGCGAAGCCGGGCGACAAGACGATGATCGACGCGCTCGTCCCGGCCGCCGAGGCGCTCAGCACCTCGTGGGAGGCGGCGGCAGAGGCGGCGCGCGAGGGCGCGGCGGCGACGGTGCCGATGCGGGCGCACAAGGGGCGGGCGAGCTATCTGGGCGAGCGCAGCGAGGGGCACGAGGACCCGGGGGCGGCCTCGGCGGCGCTCCTCCTCGGGGCGCTCGCGGACACGGCGGGGAGGGCGGGGGCGTGA
- a CDS encoding SDR family NAD(P)-dependent oxidoreductase, with translation MTQHTAHTPLGLLTGKVVLVTGASRGIGAAAARLFAAEGASVVLAARGTKALDAVVEEIRASGGVADAVPLDLADPASIRAAVDRVADLHGRLDGAFNNGAAGQQPGPLDTTTDEVIEEQFAVNFRAHWTAMNAEAALMRRGGGGAIVNTSSIGSRRANPALPAYGAMKRALNSITESAAVTWGREGIRVNGITPGGTATQMIDEWEAATPGVVDSITTSVPLGRMGEPREVAEAAAWLLSDRASMVTGAILPVDGGAGA, from the coding sequence ATGACACAGCACACCGCACACACTCCCCTCGGCCTGCTCACCGGCAAGGTCGTGCTCGTCACCGGCGCCAGCCGCGGCATCGGCGCGGCGGCGGCCCGCCTCTTCGCCGCCGAGGGCGCCTCCGTCGTCCTCGCGGCACGCGGCACGAAAGCGCTCGACGCGGTCGTCGAGGAGATCCGCGCCTCCGGCGGCGTCGCGGACGCCGTCCCGCTGGACCTCGCCGATCCCGCGAGCATCCGCGCGGCCGTCGACCGCGTCGCGGACCTCCACGGCCGTCTCGACGGCGCCTTCAACAACGGCGCGGCGGGCCAGCAGCCCGGACCGCTCGACACCACGACGGACGAGGTGATCGAGGAGCAGTTCGCCGTCAACTTCCGCGCGCACTGGACCGCCATGAATGCGGAGGCCGCGCTCATGCGGCGCGGCGGCGGGGGAGCGATCGTCAACACGTCGAGCATCGGCAGCCGCCGCGCCAACCCCGCGCTCCCCGCCTACGGCGCCATGAAGCGCGCCCTCAACAGCATCACCGAGAGCGCCGCCGTCACCTGGGGGCGCGAGGGCATCCGCGTCAACGGCATCACCCCCGGAGGTACGGCGACACAGATGATCGACGAGTGGGAGGCGGCGACTCCCGGGGTCGTCGACAGCATCACCACCTCGGTCCCGCTCGGCCGCATGGGAGAGCCCCGCGAGGTGGCGGAAGCGGCGGCGTGGCTGCTCAGCGACCGGGCGTCGATGGTCACGGGCGCGATCCTGCCGGTGGACGGGGGAGCGGGCGCCTGA
- a CDS encoding helix-turn-helix transcriptional regulator — MDKQELGAFLRSRRERLLPSDVGLPSGPRRRTPGLRREEAAVLAHISTEYYVRLEQGRAPRPSGEVLAGIAGALRLTEEEAAHLHVLAGTAPLRSGTHRREVRPSILALLERLPHTAGFVISATFEVLAWNALAAALMEDFGALDPAERNLARRAFLTPGEPEAPLYGISDAAEFRHHVVTELRGALARHPKDPGVSGLIEELRAGSQDFARLWERHDVRAAHVLTKTFRHPLAGEVTVDCDVLGLDESGQRLVLYSAPQGSPSAEALAFLGVLGAEAGRGR; from the coding sequence ATGGACAAGCAGGAACTGGGCGCCTTCCTCCGCAGCCGCCGGGAGCGGCTGCTCCCCTCGGACGTCGGTCTCCCCTCCGGGCCGCGCCGCCGTACCCCGGGGCTGCGGCGCGAGGAGGCCGCGGTCCTCGCGCACATCTCCACGGAGTACTACGTACGGCTCGAACAGGGTCGCGCGCCCCGCCCCTCGGGCGAGGTCCTGGCCGGGATCGCGGGCGCGCTGCGGCTCACCGAGGAGGAGGCCGCGCACCTGCACGTCCTCGCCGGGACCGCGCCGCTCCGCTCGGGGACGCACCGGCGCGAGGTGCGGCCGAGCATCCTGGCGCTTCTGGAGCGGCTGCCGCACACCGCCGGGTTCGTCATCTCCGCGACCTTCGAGGTTCTCGCGTGGAACGCCCTCGCCGCCGCGCTCATGGAGGACTTCGGCGCGCTCGACCCCGCGGAGCGCAACCTCGCGCGCCGGGCGTTCCTCACGCCGGGAGAGCCGGAGGCGCCGCTCTACGGGATCTCCGACGCCGCCGAGTTCCGCCACCACGTCGTGACGGAGCTGCGGGGCGCGCTCGCCCGCCACCCGAAGGACCCCGGGGTGTCGGGGCTGATCGAGGAACTGCGCGCGGGCTCCCAGGACTTCGCGCGGCTCTGGGAGCGGCACGACGTGCGGGCCGCGCACGTGCTCACCAAGACGTTCCGCCACCCGCTCGCCGGGGAGGTCACCGTCGACTGCGATGTCCTCGGCCTCGACGAGAGCGGGCAGCGGCTCGTGCTCTACAGCGCGCCGCAGGGGTCCCCGAGCGCCGAGGCGCTGGCGTTCCTGGGGGTGCTGGGGGCGGAGGCGGGCCGGGGCCGCTGA
- a CDS encoding glycoside hydrolase family 75 protein, with translation MPASATGTPAPAGSPPAPPAASPPATPRPLAITADALRSRAARSCRQVSTGLFRRDAARAPEVPLCAGEGGTLHWTADLDIDCDGRPGPVCNAASGPYFQGTTAWNGSDGRPLSADEVPYVVVPGPSARWRPAASGVTGGTLAVLVHGGRVRYAVVGDTGPTDVIGEASYAAALSLGLGGAPQAAGTQDDVLYLLFPDTRVHPIEDPAAARAAGRARVSRYLRETAP, from the coding sequence ATGCCCGCGTCCGCCACCGGCACCCCCGCTCCCGCCGGCTCACCGCCCGCGCCCCCGGCGGCCTCGCCGCCCGCCACCCCCCGCCCCCTCGCGATCACGGCCGACGCCCTCCGGTCCCGCGCCGCCCGCTCCTGCCGGCAGGTCTCCACCGGGCTCTTCCGGCGGGACGCGGCGCGGGCACCCGAGGTGCCCCTGTGCGCGGGCGAGGGCGGCACGCTGCACTGGACCGCCGATCTCGACATCGACTGCGACGGACGGCCCGGCCCCGTATGCAACGCCGCCTCGGGCCCGTACTTCCAGGGGACGACCGCGTGGAACGGCTCGGACGGGCGCCCGCTGAGCGCCGACGAGGTCCCGTACGTCGTCGTCCCCGGCCCCTCGGCGCGCTGGCGCCCGGCCGCCTCGGGGGTCACCGGCGGGACGCTCGCCGTGCTCGTGCACGGCGGCCGGGTCCGGTACGCCGTCGTCGGCGACACCGGCCCCACCGACGTCATCGGCGAAGCCTCGTACGCCGCCGCGCTCTCGCTCGGCCTCGGCGGCGCGCCCCAAGCCGCAGGAACGCAGGACGACGTCCTGTACCTGCTCTTCCCCGACACCCGTGTCCACCCGATCGAGGACCCGGCAGCGGCCCGCGCGGCCGGACGGGCCCGCGTCTCCCGCTACCTTCGCGAGACGGCGCCCTGA